CCGAGCGAGCGGCCGCGGTGGCCGAGATCCTCAGTCGCTCGCTGTCCGGCCGAATGGCGCTGTGCGAGCTCTTCGGCGCCCAGGGCAGCGTCCTGGAACACAACGTCTCCGTCGAGGTCGTAGCACGCTACAAGCGCGCCTCCCTGGACCGCCTGACAACCATGACCGCCCTGCTCCGGAAATACCTGCCGGAGCTGGGTGAGAACGCAACACTGTTCAGCCTGCAGACCATGGTCATGGCCGGCGCACTGTCGGCGTTCAGCACGCCCCCACCCAGCCTGCAGGCGGCCTACGAGGCCGAGCCCGACCTGGCCCGCTTCCACTTGGATCTGCAGGACTACTTGAAGCAGGCCTTGACCGCAACCCTCCTGGGCGTGCTACCCCGCCGCTGACCAGCGCGTTGCACTGAACAGGCCAAAACCTCTGTGCC
The sequence above is drawn from the Streptomyces kaniharaensis genome and encodes:
- a CDS encoding TetR/AcrR family transcriptional regulator; its protein translation is MTFQRARTEEQREIRRRAILDMASAMLDEMPVAAVTLNELSRRVGLAKPNVLRYFESREAVLLELLDRFLREWLTELAGELAAGIDEDLPMPERAAAVAEILSRSLSGRMALCELFGAQGSVLEHNVSVEVVARYKRASLDRLTTMTALLRKYLPELGENATLFSLQTMVMAGALSAFSTPPPSLQAAYEAEPDLARFHLDLQDYLKQALTATLLGVLPRR